The window CATGCATCTGTTGTGGTACCATTTTTGCCCAAGCTCTTGTCCGTTGTCACGACAgtgtttccaaaaaaaaaaagtgcaacaGCAGAGGGAAGACGGAGCCCGCTTGGCTTCTGAAACTGACGAGCTGAAGAACTCCCTCGATCCTTCATCAAAAGTGCACGGGCAAGAAATGTCCTGGGAACAGAAACATGCTTGGAGAAGCACTTCCAGAGAGGAATAGCGACAGGGCCATTTTCCAAAAGGATTCTCTTTACCAGGTAGCCCTCAAGTCACCTTTGGCGAGAGTTTCCTTCCGGACATAAGCAGCTTTAGTAAcgaccagatttttttttttttttgcccctgaCAAATGTTAATTGTTCCACGCTATTTTTTTGCTCCCCTTTTATTCTCTGCAGAAGGCCAGAaaggattaattttttaaaaattctcgcTTATAAACCCCACAAAACAGCAACCGAGGAGGGACAACCTTAGCCCAAAATAGATAATCCGTAAAAAGAATGACTTGTCgttcacaaaaaaaaaccctaataaaaaaataaagaccCTTTCCTTGTTGCTGATTGAGTGAAAGCTTGAGGAATAATGTCAACGATGTtcataagggggaaaaaaagattggTAAAGAAATTATAAGAGTGAAAATAAGGGAAAGAGAGCAAAACTGATCTCTTCTCAGTCTCTGTGCCGTTGATGTTTTGGCACTACAGAGGACCCACCAATGGGGAGAAGTGCGCCACTTTACCACAGGTGGTAACTCAGGTCTTTATTTCTGGTAGCTACCATTTAGAAAACCTGGaaatatgtttttaaatgtaGGTGGAAAGCAACAAATGCCCTAATGTAAACTGGAAAACTGACATTGAAACCATACATGCTTGCTTCCCGTTGCCCTCTCTGCCTTGTCTCGCCTGCACGCAGATGGAAAAAGAAAACTCCATGTCTGcataaattatatttaaaaagacAGACGacactcccttccctcctgcaTGCAGTGCCCAGCAGTAAATAGGGGAGGGGGAAACCAATCTCCAGCTCCCAGGCAGGTGGAGATGATTAAAAAGCGCGTTAGGGATCTTCCCAGAGAATCAATGCTGGAGAACGAAGTTTCGTCTGGACTCAGCCAAGCGACTCTGTCCCCACCGCCAGACAGTTGGTATCCACCTCTCGTTCTGATGCACTTCTTCACAGAGTCACTCCTTCCCCATCCTGATACGCAGGGCCTTAATTGCAGAACTGCCTTTCAAAGAGcgcctcacttaaaaaaaaagtagatCTGGCAAACAGGCTCGAGGCGGCCATTTTGGACGAACAGGTGCTGACAAAGCCACAACCTCTCACTACTACCAAGCCAACTTCTGCCTGCATCTGCAGAAGGCCTCGGGTCCTAACAGCCAATGCAGATTGCGGCAAGATCCTCTCCGTCGCCATATTAAGCCTAAGTTTGCATCCCAAGTGAGGCAGCCCTGCTTCCCAGTGCACCCTGCCCCCCAAAGTCATAGGATGTCCGTTCCCTGAGCTTCCTGTGCCCACCCCATCCAAGGTCCCAAGTCTTCAGTTCACCCCGTGCAggaagagatgggggggggggcttcgcaTTGCCCCGAAATTTCGGTCCTTGGATTACCCTTtctgtaaaagggaaaaaaaaaacaccccaaatgTGCTCATGTGCCTGGGGAATTTGAGGAGCTGGAGAAGGGCTTCCCTatcactcccccccacccgtgTTTCCCATGCATAATGGCAAAGGGGTTCTGCGTGGCAGCATCAATTGTTGGCTTCACCTTCTTCCTCGTCGAAAGACTGCACTCCAGATGACGTAACGTCTGAGACCTTGCGGCTGAGGGCGGCGGGCTCCGGCTCCTCCCGAGGGGAAAGGGACTCCAGGTCCCGACACACCACATCGTCCTCCTCCGGCGAGGGCTTCTTGTTCAAAAGCGGGCCTTTCTCCACCACGGCGTTCCCTTCTTCCTCTGTGTGAACACCTACGACAGTGCTGGATTCCGCGCTGTCGCCGCCATTGCTAGGAACTGTCTGAGCCGGCCAAACATCCACTAGGCCTGTATTTGGGGGCAGcgcctgttgctgctgctgctgttgtagcTGCTGCAGCTGTTGTAGCTGCTGTAGCTGCTGGTGTTGTTGCAGCAACTGGTGCTGCTGGATAAGGTTGTTCTGGATCAGAACGCTCTCCTGAAGGTTGGGCTGGGATTCTTCGAAGTTCTGGCCGACGTAAGAGCTGGCAGCTGGGGAAGCGATGAGGGACTGGTCGCTCGTCTCCCAGGCATCGGAAGAGCCTAGGCAATACATGCCTTGCGAGACATACGAGTGGGGCCAGCTGTCGTACTGTGCCTGGGCCAGGTGATCTTCAGGCAGGGACCGAAGGAGAGagaataagaacaaaagaaagggAGACAGAGGAGGTCAAAAATGAAGAAGAGAGCAGACAAGCCTCAGTTATATGGCAGGGATAACTATCTAGAGCTGCCAAGAAGGGaggcacaaggggggggggggaattccaggAGCTCTGGAGCTGGCAAAATCATGTGATTGATGAAAATAACAAGAGcaaccctgctagatcagaccagtggtccatgtagtccaggggtgtcaaacatgtggcctgggggccacaTTAGGCCCCCCggaaggttcctatcaggccctcaagcaagttTGCttttatctccctctctcttgcttctttctgtgtcacagcttgctttgctcaatcacacagcagctatagaccaaagcctcttattttctccattgactgaggctccccccaaagcttgctttgtcaggctttctcaatcacacagcagagctactgagtcaagcctctcttccttctattggctgaggctctgccagaacttcctttacccggaaggccagtgccctaggctaTTGCCTGGTTGGACTAGTGACAGAGCCAGCCCTGGCAACGAGTGTTCTCCAAGGCCTACTTCTCACTGAGAAATTAAACCCGCCTCTTTCCAGAAAGTACATATAAAAGGAGCCTCCTCCAAACAAAACGATTCCTAGCACATATAAAACTGGAAAGCCAGCAGTAAAACTGCGCTGGAACCCTTCTCTCCAAGAAGCAGTTTTCTATGCTGAAAGAGTTCAGTTTGGTCTGGAAAAATGTTTGATCACATGACCAGCATCCTGAAGTACAGTGTAGACACAGGTGCAGCTTCTCGGGGAGATTCTGGACCCAAATCCCATCTCCTGACAGGTCTAAGACCCAATCAGGTTTGGGGATAGAAAGGGATTAAAGGAATTCTAATACCTGACATTTATACAGTGCTTGAAAGCGTTTTTCAAAGCACTTTTCATACACCCTTTCAGGAAGCTGGTGAGATCCTGAAGTACCAAACTTGCCTTCCTACCAAGCCCTGGCCTGCAGTTGTATAGGATGAGTTGTGAAGTCCCTTGATTTCCCAACGTGCTCCACTACCATCTCCAGTGGTTAGCTCCCAAAGCACAGGTTCGGGAGGTGACAGAGGCCAAGCCGCTTACTTGACTCACACCACTTCAAAAGTGAGCTGCAGtgacccaacccatacctccaccCCTAAAAAGAAGGTGAGTTCCAGTAATGGTGGCAAGGCCTCTGGAGCTTGTTCTCCTCTAAGACACAAGCAAATTGGGGAGGCAATGGATACCCATCGCCTTGAGAGTGGAACATTGTGTTTAGCTACTTCTGAGAAAACCATCATGGACTTTACCTATAAACCTAAGCCCATCTTCACCCCTTCTCAGCCTAGAAGTCTGATGGTCAACACTCACCTTGGTTCTCCATCATCTCCTGGTAGTTCTCACTGTAGTTGCCAGCCTGGTTCTCCTGTGTGGAGTTGACACTGACGTCCTCGCCATCCATGGAAGACCAAGCCATGAGGGTGGCTTCGGAGATAGCAAATTGCTGCATCACCCCTGCATTACAAGCAATCAGAGAGGGACGGTGGTGGAAGATGTAGCTCTTCAACTCTTGCCTGCTCCTTCAGCTGCTGGTTCTTTCAGTGGTGGCGCCAGGCCTTATAGTGCCCCAGGTGaggcccccccacccctggtcttccccccccccacaggacttACCTGGGGCATCTGAGAGGAGGGCAGAGCTCCCTTCCTTGCTATGCTGGAGGCCATGCTGAGTTCAGCGATATGACCAGCCTGGCTGCGGGTGCTGTAATCCGGACGCATGTACGACACCACCCTCACCTCTGCCACCCCTTCCCTCCCACACTATTTAAAACGTGCAGGGGGGTGCAGGTGAaagagcccaccaatcagctgattggcggggccTTCATCTGCGAGTGGGAAGGGCAGTAGCTCTCCCTTCCTCGTTTActtgttgcctccccccccccacaacccaggagggggggcaccaatttagcacccccccccctgggCTGTGCCTGTAGGCCTACGACCACCTAGACTAGAGTCACCTAATGGACACGCTGGCCCTGGGTTCTTTGGTGCTTCCACAACCCTGGTTATGCCTCCCTGAGAAGCTATGTCTGGGGTCTTAAATAGAAGGTCAACTCTGTAGCGTATCCCAGCGTCCTGTGTCTCTCTACTGATCAGCAAGACTCTGTAAGGTGGATTACTCTTCAGTTAAGAACTGCTCATCTGTGGTCCTATATGCATTACATTCTGGTTCTCAACATTAATTATCGTCGTCGTCATTATACCTTTTATTGGCATGCTCAGGCATAAGATAAAATAAGGACAGACAAAATATACAGTCCAACATTAAGAACAGTCAGTTAATAAAATTTATAGCAAAACATGACCCGCATAGATTTTAATGGACTTCTCCAGAAATTTACTAACAGCCCTTGTGATTTCTATTCCATTATCTTTCAGTAGGTGGTGATAGTCAATCCCATTCACTAGGTTACAGGGAAGGAGGGATAGATTTCCAAACAGTTCCCTCTGGAGATTAGAGTGCAGCTGACAGTCCAGCAACGTTGTATGGAATCTGAACTGTTCGCCCCACAAggacattaattaattaatccaaAATAaggttgcaaaaaaataaaaataaaatagcccTGCCATTTTGAAGGCCAACCAGCCATTAGAAAAGCAAGGGGGACAGCCTGATTTTGTTCTTAGGTGTTTGCTTAACCTGAACATGGATTTGCTTAACCTGAACATTTGTTGAGCCTGTGGCCACTTTGTGAAAGACTACTAGGcaccactacaaaatggctgccatgaggaaTGGGTGATTGGCCAAAATGTTGGTAAATAGGCCACACACTGGTGGCcactatgtagggttgccagccctggtttgggaaatatctagagattttggaagtggagcctggggaaggtgggggggttgagaagaggaggggcctcagcaggccataatgccattgagtccactcttcgaagcagccattttctccatgggagctgatcttgcttgcctggagatcaactgtaatagtgggagatctccaggtgccacctagaaGTTGGCGGCCTTAGCACCATGGTATTTGTGGGTGTCACATTGGATATCTTCATGATTTCTGGCCTGGGCTCTGCCCTACTCACAGGAATCAGTTGCCAgacttcatccaggtattcatttctggcaaccctaattcagaatGGCTGCCACGTCCTGATTCCATACCCGAAATCACTAATGCTATTATAATTCCTATTTCTCCTATAAACAAGCTTTCAAAAGGTGGGGAGAAAATTATAAGCCTTTCAACCATTTTTAAGCACTTTGGTTAATGATGAAACTACAGGTTAATTAGAAACAGGGAGCTGTTGTTTAAACAGAAGTGTGTTGAAgtgcctccctccccttccttaaaATATGGTAAAAATTATGCATTCCTGTCATTTAATTGAGTATTTTCCTGCCCTGTAGAGCCAGACAGCACTGTACAGCAAGCGGGTGGCTGAAGGGGAAAAACGCAGTGAAACAGTATCAGAACCTGAGGTAAGTTGTACGACACATCATGGAGGCAAAGGGGGAACAGGACACAGGGCTGCTGATTTTGGTGGCAGAACTGAGTTTCTTATTACATATGCTGCCCTGACAGCACAAATCCCAAAAGGCATTAAGGAGTAATCCACACTGGGCAGTCTTGAGGATGCAGTCCAAGTCTATCCCTGCTCAAAACCATTTCTGTTCTATGTCAGCATCAAAAAACTAAAGgggattaaaaaaataattaaactcaagcttccctccccctccagaccGTGGGCAATCACCTGCCATTGCCTATCAGCCCCCACTGTTGCTCAAATGAGAGGCAGTTGGTTGGGAAATGAGGTGGGGGAGACACTATATTTGTTGACCTTACTTCTGGctgaaacccagaagtgatgtcactgaggTCCTAGGATTTTCATTGGTCACTATGGCAGACTTATCACCAACTGCTGGCCAATGGTAAAACAATAGAGATCAGAAAGTCCTAGACagttgatgacatcacttctgagttttaGCCAGAAGTGACGTCAACACATCCATGGCATCGTTTTTCTCCATGTCTCACTCTCCTCAAAATTGTAGGGATTGCAGCCAGGCTCCTGGCAATGGTGTATGCAGACCAGACTACAGGAAGATACATTTACAAGTTACAGATGATCCAAGCCCTCACACATATGTCCCAACTAAACACCGATGGGTAGCAAATGAGTGTCTGCGTACCTGCAAGGAATCGGGCCTCCTTCTCACCATCGCTTAGGTCAGAGTAGGCATCGGCGTCCTTGCGGATGGTTTCAtgggtgtgctgctgctgctgagtgtTGCCTTGGCCCCAGCCCTGCCACTCGATCATGTGAGCCACACGACCCGAGCCCATGGCCGTGGGTTTGGTGACGTGATCCTTCATGCTGCGAGATATCCCTAAGGCGCCAGACATTACAAAGCAAGAAGGGGCTATTATACCGTTCCAGAGACATTTGCGGTTTTCATCCTGGGAGGAGTCTACTTTCACCCTGTCTCCCCCACTTCTCTTCCATGTACACTCAGGGgcagccctagggcacatggcaccccaggtAAGCCCCCCTCCATGACACTACCCCATGGCCCACCGCCCTGCCACCCATACCCTTCTGTCCCCTGGGGGTGTGCGTGAGTGGACAGGGAGGGTGTCTGAGTGGCTCCCGGCCTCTGTTCTATGGCCCTGGCCACAGAGAAGTTACACACTGGCTAGCTGGTTCAGCTTCACATCCCTTCTGGTTCCAGAAGTGAGATGGAGCGAAGCCAGCCAGCTGGCGCACAAACTCTTTGCAGCAAAGACCACAGAACAGAGGCGAGGAGCTGCCCAGGCACGCTCCCCACCTTACTTTGTTGTGCATGCCACGGgccagggtggtggtggaaggctgCAGGTGACAAGTAGTGTTGCCACAAGGCAGTGCAGTGGAGGAAAGCAGCCccgacatttgcctagggcactggaggggggggggagagcccaatttgacacctaatttgcctagtggcagggctgcctCTATATATACTTCTATGCCAACTACATTTTCATCTGTGCTACTTCCAAAACTTCCCTCCTCTCAAATGCACATTTATAGACACATTTTATTCATAACTGAATTTTCTGATTATTATGGACAAAGTTTAGCCATGTATTCTGTTGAGGTAGCCTTGATTTGAAAAATATCTGTTCTTCCTCAGAATTTTCAAGAGCATTCTCCAAAATaaatttcttatttttaaaaaaattgctcagAAAATATGAATAGTCCATACAGATGATCAGCAAGTAAGAAATCACATTATTTAATATGTGTTTGTTGTGTTTAAAAAGCTAATTGTATTGAGTATTATAAGTAAAGGGGATAAAATGTAAAATGATTATAATACTCTATCTCAATGTGATAATGTAATTTCAATTATTTCACGTTTATACATAACTATTAATAGTTTAACTAAATActattttatgtgtgtgtgtgtgtatatatttgatGATGTCTTTCTAAATTTTCTTTATGTAAAACGTAGATGGTTAATAACAATTGATTGTGGATAAGAAGATAAGATGATATGGCAGAAGAAAAcatttgataatttttatgggAATAATTTGACTTTAAAAAAGTTAAATGTGTAACTTTAGAAGATTGGTGTTGAAATGAAATGTACTGAATGTAGTGTTAGTCTTAAATTATGAGCTGTTTTGTAATGAGATGATGGATAAGCTGAATTGTTAAATGTCTGTTTCCTTTGATTCTACCTAATtcccacctttccttttttctcctgtaACCTATAAAATCtgaatatttctttaaaaattattttttaaaaaagctaattGTGTTGTTGAAGTGCTTTACGCATGATAATGTATGATAGATAATAAAATGAAGGGTCATATTTTGATGGAGATTTTTGAACTCCAGGGTTTTCATGAGAGGCCTCCATTTTGTGAGCTCACTAAGGGTTTCTAGGTACCCTAAGGTTCAGGTGAAGGAACATGAGACCTCAAGACTAGAGGCTATCACATCCACAGGTGGAGCCTAAAGACCAAGTGGTGATTTTCTGAAAAAGAGATTTaggctattttttaaaatcttatctccaatagaaaaaaaaattatcttttccATTTCCTTTCAAACTCAGTCATTCTCTACCACAGAGGGATCAAGACCAGAAGAACATGCCGACAAAaggttaaattgttttaaattttataatGGAAATTGGAGAAAATAGCTTGTCCTCCAGCTTCTGGCTTTTCATACCAAGATTTAACTGCCTCTCCTGAAGACTGGAGGTTAAAACCCTGAAAACTGCCAACTCGCTGACAGTTCATTCCCCTTCTTTGAAACGACTCTGAAAGCCTCTGGGATATTTGCATAAATGATCTTAGCTATGAATGCCCCTCTGGTACAATTTCTCTGTTACCCAAGTTCAGGGTTGCCAGTCGCTGTCTAGCCAACCTaggtagctctagaaatcaccaGAAATTCCTAGAGCGACCCCTATGTGACTTCCGGGTTTTTACTGGAAGTAATCCGACCCCACAGCCAACGTAGTGGGAGTATTTCGCTCCTCCTGCTGCTCTGAGGACCTTTCTTGACATTCTTTCTGTTCTACTTCAAAATGTAATTTCCTTACCCAGATTAGAATTCAACTTTGGATGGAAATAAAGGATCAAGGCTGCCCAGTACTTTGGAGAAAGTACATTTTGAGAGGTGGAGCAGAAAGATTGACAACAAGACTCCTCTGCAGGCCAGCACTTAAGGTAAGGGAAGCCCTAACACACTCCCCTCTCAATATCAGAAAAGTAACCTCAGTGTTAGAAGAAATAAGTATTCATTAACATATGAAAAGCAATTTGAGTTCATTTTTGACTTATTGTGTGTGTGCCTGGACAAGAAAAACGAGACTGCTATTCATACATTATAGCATACGCGCGTGAAAAGTTATCTTGAGGCTTAGGGGTATAATCAAAGGGAAATTACAAGTATGTATCACTTGTAATTTTTATGGTAATGAAGTTTCCTCAGGTGAACAAATTTTAGAAAAGAAGGTATTTTAGGCAAGGTCCAAAGTGAGGAGCAGAAGCTAAGAAGCAAACACAAGGTGATCAAGAAATAATTAGTTCAGTGCAAGGATCCTCACCAGAGAAAGAGGACTTAGCAAGGGCTCCAATCCCGTACGCGTTGGAGTTTCGCTTCAACTTGGGAAGGATGGAGGTTGTGTCTTCCATAGAGAGCTGAAAGAAAGATTGAGTAAAGGAATGAAAGGTAGGgtggaggaaggaaaaaggaaggggggacaAAAGGAATTCCATTCTGGACTGCTAAGAAGACAAGGGAAATGGGAAGCAGAAGAGAACTGAAGGAAAAGGGAACAAACAAAGAGGGAAAGTTATTAACTGGGCTGAATATCTGAATGAAACTTAACTGAGATGAACACCAAGGAAGGAAGTGCCTGTGGTTGGGGGCATCTACTGTGACTGTATGAGCTCTTCAGGTTTTCTGCCCCAGATATCATGTTCTTTTGGGCCAGCCCTGGTCTGCTGGTGTGATTTCACATGgcaatttgtttttttaaaaaaaagcattcatgagaaaggaaaagaaatgaaggtgagaTACTTCCACATTTAAGCACTGGAATgcaagggagaggggaggaataaGCGTAGAAGATTAATAATGTCTGGAAAGGAGATAACAAATACAGCCAGAAAAGATATTTTTGAAAGCAAAGCTACGCAGAATGCTAAAGGTCCACCACTGCAACTTCCCATGTGTATCCTGGCCTTTAAAAAATAACAGTGTGGGTGGAGTAGAGGGAGATCTCTGTCAGGGACATAGAGCTGGGGAACAGAGAATAACAATGCATGCTGTGCCTATTTCTCTAACAGAAAAATTGCTCCTATAGATTGATTTCAGCCCTGtcggaaggagaaagagaggcaTAATATAGTTGTGTGTCTTTTTCCCCTTAGGAGGGCTTAAAGCAGTCTAACTGTCCATGGAAACGGTGGCAGCCATGGAAGAAGAGTTGAAAACCAGTGCCACAGTTCCAGTCCAGAGCCTGCCTCCTCCTTAAGACTGCTAGGCACCTGCTGAGAGCAGAGTATCTTCTGCCTCAGGCTCCTGCTTCCTTCCACTTCTTGGAAGGCCAGCGagagacaaaaaaaattaaatgacatTCGAGAtgacagtgtgatgtcacttccagggaagacccagaagtgatgtcagtcctctCTGGAAAGCACTGGAAAACCATGGCTTTACTATACCAGTAAGAATGAATCCTAGAGAGGTGTGTCATATCATTGCTGCTGGCCACACCCCTCCCATGTCCCCCCCTCAGTCTCACACTCCTTGCCCTAGAATTGCTGCCTTTTTAGATTCAGATTACCACACCAGACATATGCCATTTGTTGTTTGGCTTAAGGGCACATCCACAATACAGCCAATTATTGCATACCTTCatatttattcttattatatttatttctctatatttataccccacttttctccctgttggggctccaaagcagtttacaacgttgcccttccctcctccattttatcccaacAACCAGCATGCAGTGAGGTGAGTTAAGCTGAGAcagagtgattggcccaaggtcaccccacaaGCTTCCATGGTTagggtagggatttgaacctgggtcaccTCAGTCCTAGTTAAACACTCTATCCCACCATGCTTTTTTCATAGCAGTTTGTCATGCacagggaattctagcaggagcttctatgcatattaggctacacaaccctgatgtagccaatctgccaagagcttacagggctcttcatactgggtctattgtaagctccaggaggattggctacatcaggggtgtgtggcctaatatgcaaaggagctcctgctagaattccatccctggtcctGCATTCTCTCAGGAAGGGTCACACCAGATGAGACACAAGGAGATCCCTAACTGGATCTGCCCATGGATCCATGTTTAGTTAAGAACCAACATGGAAGGTACAAACCAGTTTGGCCTAGCCCTTTCTCTCATGCCATCTGCCATTTTCCCTTTGCAAAACCAGTCATTTCCCCAGCTGCTGCGGAAACCTATAAGCACCAAATGCAACACCCTGAAGGGATTACTAAAGCAAGGGGAAATGCTTGGGCAGAAAGGGTTCTACACCCTCCCCATTGCACTGTAGCACCAGTCCCATTTGAGGTCCTTCTGTAGTTGCTTTGAACCATTTCTTTAAAGTGATTATCCTGATCACAAGGAAAGCGGTCAGTATTATTTAATCCTAGATTGTGTATTGGAGGGTAGGAAAAGTGGGGGGAATTAGCTTGTCTAACACCCCTTGGGGTGAGTTTAAGGTTCAGGTGAGGTTCGAAAGCTATCTTGGCTTTCTACACAAGAGAAAACAGGAATATGCACTTCAGAATACCTACAACTTTAAAAGAAACTGAATATGCACTTCAATCATACATCCAAATGCATACACCACTAAGTTTTAAAGCATTCTGAGGGGGAAATCATAGTTAAACTTGAGATGACTCCATGAACACAAGATGTTGCTGAATTCTGTGGGTTAAAACAAAACAGGAATCCTTTCTTAGGCCCAGGTAGCTGAAGAAACTAGCAATGTCCCCGTAATAAATAAGCAGAtatgcacaggactttttttgtagtaggaactcctttacatattaggacacaccccctggatgtagccaatcctcttgaagctcacagtaggccctgtgaagACATCAGCAGGAAGGCCATCGGGGTCcagtgctttacccgcttttaaccCCTTCAATAAGCCCTTCAATAAACCACTGATTTCCTccagagttactggaggccagaccggcatattgGTAACTATGGGGTTTACTAAGATAggagggtcacaaagagtcagactcgactgtgtgactgaacaacaagaagataagaggggatacacatggagcggcaaatatgttagagaagtaatcaacccatgctTGAGCAGAAATAGTTGGATCAGTAACAAAATTGTTTTTTtgaagtaggccctgtactaagagccctgtaaactcttacaGGATTGGTtccatcaggagtatgtggcctaatatgcaaaggagttcctgctacaaagaagccctggatagGCACATAATTagcatattttttatttttccaaAACAGAAGGCTTTGCTAAGAAAAAGGGAAGGGTGGAATGACAAGAGACCAGAGAAtccattta is drawn from Heteronotia binoei isolate CCM8104 ecotype False Entrance Well chromosome 4, APGP_CSIRO_Hbin_v1, whole genome shotgun sequence and contains these coding sequences:
- the FAM131B gene encoding protein FAM131B — encoded protein: MGCIGSRTVGNEVIAVDWKGLRDVDQINMDSTSSLHGSSIHRPSTEQTRTDFSWDGINLSMEDTTSILPKLKRNSNAYGIGALAKSSFSGALGISRSMKDHVTKPTAMGSGRVAHMIEWQGWGQGNTQQQQHTHETIRKDADAYSDLSDGEKEARFLAGVMQQFAISEATLMAWSSMDGEDVSVNSTQENQAGNYSENYQEMMENQDHLAQAQYDSWPHSYVSQGMYCLGSSDAWETSDQSLIASPAASSYVGQNFEESQPNLQESVLIQNNLIQQHQLLQQHQQLQQLQQLQQLQQQQQQQALPPNTGLVDVWPAQTVPSNGGDSAESSTVVGVHTEEEGNAVVEKGPLLNKKPSPEEDDVVCRDLESLSPREEPEPAALSRKVSDVTSSGVQSFDEEEGEANN